The genomic interval GCGGTAACATTTGCTTTGCCAACGTGGCTATGGATGGAGCCGCAATTTACGATGGAACCGCCTGTGCCTTGTTCAAGCATTTGCTTGATTGCATATTTATCACAGAGAAATACACCTGTTAGATTGATATCAATGGTTCTATTCCAAGCATCTAAGCTTAATAGATCAGCTGGCCCGTCCTTAGCTATACCTGCGTTTGCAAACAGAACATCCAGTTTGCCATATTTGTTTACCGTCTGGGATACCATATGAATGACGTCGTCCTCGTTAGACACGTCCGTTTTTACAAACAAGGTATCAAAGCCTTCTGTATTCAACTGATCGGAAACGCCCTGCCCATGATCAGAAAAATCCGCAATGACCACTTTCGCCCCTTCTTCGGCAAATAAGCGGACGGTTACTTCGCCAATACCGCTTGCACCGCCTGTAACAATAACAACTTTATCTTGGAATCTCATGTTATCAACACTCCTTCTTATGATTCGAGCCCCTAAACGGTCTCGATTACGTTGTCCATAATCCGCCAATTTCACTCTTACTATATAAGTACGAGTATCTGTACCTTGATTTCATCTTATCACTGATATAAGTTAAGATAAATTTAAACAAATTGAATTATACTTAAGAAAAACTAAAACAAAGGAGATAGGCCATTCATGAATATCGAAAAGCTGGAATATCTTGTTGAAGTTGTAAAGACGGGCTCGATCTCGGCTGCTGCTCAAAATCTACATGTCACCGTATCGGCTATTAGCCAGGCGATTTCAAGCCTAGAATCGGAATGGGGGGTTGTCATCCTAAAACGATCTCGGTCAGGAGCAGCACCGACAGCCGAAGGAATTGTCATTATAAAAAAGGTGTATGAAGTGCTTAACAAGTACAAAGAGCTAGTCGAGACCACGCAGGGCTATTCTAA from Paenibacillus sp. FSL K6-3182 carries:
- a CDS encoding SDR family oxidoreductase: MRFQDKVVIVTGGASGIGEVTVRLFAEEGAKVVIADFSDHGQGVSDQLNTEGFDTLFVKTDVSNEDDVIHMVSQTVNKYGKLDVLFANAGIAKDGPADLLSLDAWNRTIDINLTGVFLCDKYAIKQMLEQGTGGSIVNCGSIHSHVGKANVTAYASAKGGVKLLTQSLSADYATKGIRVNAICPGYIDTPLIAGRNEAITQHLIDLHPMKRLGKPEEVGKAVLFLASDDASFITGASLLVDGGYTAV